One Cucumis sativus cultivar 9930 chromosome 1, Cucumber_9930_V3, whole genome shotgun sequence DNA segment encodes these proteins:
- the LOC101221661 gene encoding putative receptor-like protein kinase At4g00960 has protein sequence MFNSSLLFSIINIIIFFFFFFFISPAICHLNISCSNDNANISCNNLRFSFFDSAAVSRVSRLTLPPTPPSHDLLPVSSPSLSPHTTTHVKEKKSKRLKTVVIIVLPVVVVLVVLIVSIIIFLRARKRRDEVASLEVDDTASLETLAFDIATIRTATNDFSSENCVGDSEHGVVYKGSLVNGQEIAVKRLFDHDSKSEDSVFKNEVLLLAKLQHPNLVRFLGFCLHEEERILVFEFLQNSSLDEFIFNPLKGQELDWGTRYKIIGGIARALVYLHHDSGMKVIHNNLKPTNILLDAEMNPKISDFSMVTLFQPGYLRNLCPGYKTPEYAVMGAISKKSDVFSFGVIALEIVTGKRNSSLLENFDDLISHVWRNWRAGTALNVVDPILKDGPTNEIMKCMNIGLLCAQQIKSDRPTMETVLLMLNSDKITRPIISPPDYYMNKFRITRSEFSSSPKRSGSHVIEIE, from the exons ATGTTCAACTCAAGCCTTCTCTTTTCTATCATcaacatcatcatcttcttcttcttcttcttcttcattagCCCTGCCATTTGTCACCTAAATATCAGTTGTTCAAACGACAATGCCAATATCAGTTGTAATAATCTTAGGTTCAGTTTCTTTGACTCTGCAGCTGTTTCCAGAGTTTCCCGGTTGACCTTGCCGCCGACACCACCATCACATGATCTCTTGCCAGTCTCATCCCCCTCTCTTTCACCACATACAACAACCCATGTGaaag AAAAGAAGTCCAAGAGATTGAAGACTGTCGTCATTATAGTTCTGCCAGTGGTTGTTGTACTTGTGGTATTAATTGTTAGcatcatcatctttttaaGAGCAAGAAAACGAAGGGATGAAGTTGCAA GTTTGGAAGTGGATGACACTGCAAGTTTGGAAACTTTGGCATTTGACATCGCTACTATAAGAACTGCAACGAATGACTTCTCGAGTGAAAATTGTGTTGGAGATAGTGAACATGGAGTTGTTTACAAG GGAAGCCTTGTTAATGGACAAGAAATAGCAGTGAAAAGACTCTTTGATCACGACTCCAAAAGTGAAGACAGTGTGTTTAAGAATGAAGTCCTGTTGTTGGCTAAACTTCAACACCCGAATCTAGTTCGATTTCTCGGTTTCTGCCTCCACGAGGAAGAAAGGATTCTCGTATTTGAGTTTTTGCAAAACTCAAGTCTTGATGAGTTCATATTTa ATCCATTGAAAGGTCAAGAATTGGATTGGGGAACACGCTACAAAATTATTGGAGGCATTGCTAGAGCCCTTGTTTATCTTCACCATGATTCTGGAATGAAAGTTATTCATAATAATCTTAAGcctacaaatattttattagatgCAGAAATGAATCCGAAGATTTCTGATTTTTCCATGGTAACTCTGTTTCAACCTGGTTATCTACGAAATTTGTGTCC GGGATACAAGACTCCAGAATATGCAGTAATGGGAGCGATCTCAAAGAAGTCGGACGTGTTTAGTTTTGGTGTGATAGCTTTGGAGATTGTGACTGGCAAAAGAAACAGCTCTTTACTAGAGAACTTTGATGATCTTATAAGCCAT GTATGGAGAAACTGGAGGGCAGGAACAGCACTAAATGTTGTTGATCCCATATTGAAAGATGGCCCAACtaatgaaataatgaaatgtaTGAACATTGGGTTGCTTTGTGctcaacaaataaaatctGACAGGCCAACTATGGAAACTGTACTTCTGATGCTTAATAGTGACAAAATCACTCGACCAATAATTTCTCCACCAGATTATTACATGAATAAATTTAGGATCACCAGATCAGAATTTTCTTCCTCACCAAAGAGGTCCGGTTCCCATGTGATAGAGATAGAATGA
- the LOC101220243 gene encoding cysteine-rich repeat secretory protein 38: MGAFKFLSTLYLSTTLLLIIFGSFFCCADTNLNCGRQCSKSDSFTTENDFKANLKNLLDSLAENGPLFRGFYSTSNGESSNQIFGLVQCRGDVSSIDCGSCIKNSSAFALSECPESKDVMIWFTWCFLRYSTDNFVGVLSQTSVAIFNDTNYDDPSLVSYGLSLMSGLASSASYQNLMFQTDVLNAGMKGKRYGMAQCTRDISGSDCAQCLNSQLATFRTTIGSKKDWEIYGFNCFMWYHDHQFYFNFSTSAGGRWSFPDGGRTICISLAVLMMVVMIL; the protein is encoded by the exons ATGGGAGCATTCAAATTCTTGTCAACCTTGTATCTATCCACAACTTTACTGTTAATAATATTCGGTTCTTTCTTTTGCTGTGCTGATACAAACTTGAACTGTGGCCGACAGTGTTCTAAATCTGATAGCTTTACAACCGAGAACGATTTCAAGGCCAATCTGAAGAATCTTTTGGACTCTTTGGCTGAAAATGGGCCTCTTTTTAGAGGTTTTTACAGCACCTCCAATGGAGAgagttcaaaccaaatcttTGGTCTTGTTCAATGCAGAGGTGACGTTTCTTCAATCGACTGTGGTAGCTGCATAAAAAACTCCTCTGCTTTTGCTTTGTCTGAGTGTCCTGAAAGCAAAGATGTTATGATTTGGTTTACATGGTGTTTTCTTAGGTATTCCACTGATAACTTCGTTGGGGTTTTGAGTCAAACTTCAGTGGCTATTTTTAATGACACCAATTATGATGACCCATCTTTGGTTTCTTATGGTTTGTCTCTAATGAGTGGATTGGCTTCATCTGCCTCTTATCAGAACTTGATGTTTCAAACTGATGTTTTGAATGCTGGTATGAAAGGAAAGAGATATGGGATGGCTCAGTGTACTAGAGATATCAGTGGGAGTGATTGTGCTCAGTGTCTCAACTCTCAATTGGCTACCTTTAGGACAACCATTGGGAGTAAGAAAGATTGGGAAATATATGGATTCAATTGCTTTATGTGGTATCATGATCATCAGTtttacttcaatttttcaacTAGTGCAG GTGGAAGATGGTCTTTTCCAGATGGTGGAAGAACAATTTGCATTTCCCTTGCAGTATTAATGATGGTTGTGATGATTCTCTAG
- the LOC101208650 gene encoding sulfite exporter TauE/SafE family protein 5 yields MKKTQFVLLFFVLSLAIHVSNANQIKPFSDFTSIHHFLNKTQQWLTTHQAPFHQTHLPISPPIVVAGVLCFIAASLSSAGGIGGGGLYLPILTIVAGVDLKTASSLTACMVTGGSIANVLSNFFSKSGGKCLINFDIALLTEPCMLLGVSIGVICNLSFPEWVTTILFAIFLAWSTLKTCKSGMVYWERESEGLMNNGCKLEDGLQNENEAKLVEEPLLPTQENCRSRFPSMKLGALVLVWFCFYLIYLLRGDQDGRGLLPIETCGTGYWILSSVQVPVAIAFTLWILYKQKSPQSEDSSQKELEEARPVVEPSKKLIFPVMAFLAGILGGMFGIGGGMLISPFLLQVGIVPEKTAATCSFMVFFSATMSAGQYLLLGMEHAEIAIIFAIICFIASVLGLVVVQKAIRDHGRASVIIFSVSIVMALSTVLMTTFGALNVFRDYIAGNPMGFKSPC; encoded by the exons ATGAAGAAAACCCAGTTCGTCTTactcttttttgttctttctcttGCCATTCATGTTTCTAACGCCAACCAAATCAAACCCTTTTCCGATTTCACTTCCATTCATCACTTCCTTAACAAAACCCAACAATGGCTAACCACCCACCAAGCCCCTTTCCATCAAACCCATCTTCCCATTTCTCCTCCCATTGTAGTTGCCGGAGTTCTCTGTTTTATCGCTGCTTCTTTATCCAGCGCCGGCGGGATTGGCGGCGGCGGCCTTTATTTACCTATTTTGACGATTGTAGCCGGTGTTGACCTCAAAACAGCCTCAAGTCTCACGGCTTGTATGGTAACTGGAGGGTCGATTGCGAATGTGTTGagtaatttcttttccaaatcaGGGGGGaaatgtttgattaattttgatattgcTCTTTTAACTGAACCTTGCATGTTGTTAGGAGTGAGTATTGGAGTTATATGCAACCTTTCGTTTCCTGAATGGGTTACTACTAttttatttgctatttttcttgCTTGGTCTACCTTGAAAACTTGTAAAAGTGGGATGGTGTATTGGGAAAGGGAATCTGAAGGGCTTATGAATAATGGGTGTAAATTAGAAGATGGATTACAGAATGAAAACGAAGCTAAACTTGTTGAAGAACCTCTGTTGCCTACACAAGAAAATTGTAGATCGAGATTTCCTTCAATGAAATTGGGGGCTTTGGTTCTTGTCTGGTTTTGTTTCTATCTCATTTATCTTCTTCGTGGCGACCAAGATGGAAGG GGTCTTTTACCAATCGAGACATGTGGAACGGGTTACTGGATTCTCTCTTCGGTTCAAGTTCCAGTGGCCATAGCTTTCACTCTCTGGATTCTTTACAAACAGAAGAGCCCTCAGTCTGAAGATTCCTCTCAGAAG GAGTTAGAAGAAGCGCGGCCAGTGGTTGAACCATCAAAGAAACTGATCTTCCCAGTAATGGCATTTTTAGCTGGGATTTTGGGTGGCATGTTTGGGATTGGTGGTGGCATGCTCATAAGCCCTTTCCTTCTTCAAGTTGGAATAGTTCCTGAG AAAACGGCTGCAACTTGCTCCTTCATGGTGTTCTTCTCGGCTACAATGTCAGCTGGCCAGTATTTGCTGCTGGGAATGGAGCATGCTGAAATTGCAATCATCTTCGCTATCATTTGCTTCATCGCTTCCGTGCTCGGGTTAGTAGTAGTTCAGAAGGCGATTCGCGATCACGGAAGAGCATCTGTCATAATCTTTTCAGTTAGTATAGTGATGGCTTTGAGTACTGTTTTGATGACCACATTTGGTGCCCTTAATGTTTTCAGGGACTACATTGCTGGAAACCCTATGGGATTTAAATCACcttgttaa